A single region of the Streptomyces sp. NBC_01262 genome encodes:
- a CDS encoding adenosylmethionine--8-amino-7-oxononanoate transaminase, with product MREPRELSPGELLDLDRQHVWHPYGPMPGRTDPLIVESASGVRLRLASGAELIDGMSSWWSAIHGYNHPVLNDAVRGQLGRMSHVMFGGLTHEPAVRLAAKLVEITPDPLRHVFLADSGSVSVEVAVKMCLQYWRSLGQGGKRRLMTWRGGYHGDTWQPMSVCDPDGGMHDLWSGVLPRQVFADAPPAAYEEAYAEHLRETIGRHAGELAAVIVEPVVQGAGGMTFHSPAYLRVLREACDEHDVLLVFDEIATGFGRTGALFAAEHAGVSPDVMCVGKALTGGYLTMAAALCTSRVAEGISRGEVPVLAHGPTFMGNPLAAAVACASIDLLLGQDWAQEVKRIEAGLRDGLAAAAEVPGVRDVRVLGAIGVVQLDHEVDMAAATRAAVGAGVWLRPFRDLVYTMPPYVTGDEDVARICAAVRAAAAAG from the coding sequence ATGCGTGAGCCGCGTGAGCTGAGCCCGGGCGAGCTGCTCGACCTGGACAGGCAGCACGTGTGGCACCCGTACGGCCCGATGCCCGGGCGTACGGACCCGCTGATCGTCGAGTCCGCGTCGGGGGTCCGGCTGCGGCTCGCCAGCGGCGCCGAGCTGATCGACGGCATGTCGTCCTGGTGGTCGGCGATCCACGGCTACAACCACCCGGTCCTCAACGACGCCGTGCGCGGGCAGCTCGGCCGGATGAGCCATGTGATGTTCGGCGGGCTCACCCATGAGCCCGCCGTGCGGCTCGCCGCGAAGCTCGTCGAGATCACCCCCGACCCGCTGCGGCATGTCTTCCTCGCCGACTCCGGCTCGGTGTCGGTCGAGGTCGCGGTGAAGATGTGCCTGCAGTACTGGCGTTCGCTCGGGCAGGGCGGCAAGCGGCGGCTGATGACCTGGCGCGGCGGCTACCACGGCGACACCTGGCAGCCGATGTCGGTGTGCGACCCGGACGGCGGCATGCACGACCTGTGGTCCGGGGTGCTGCCGCGTCAGGTCTTCGCGGACGCGCCCCCGGCGGCGTACGAGGAGGCGTACGCGGAGCACCTGCGGGAGACGATCGGCCGCCATGCCGGTGAGCTGGCGGCGGTGATCGTCGAGCCCGTGGTGCAGGGCGCGGGCGGCATGACCTTCCACTCCCCCGCGTATCTGCGGGTGCTGCGGGAGGCGTGCGACGAGCACGACGTGCTGCTGGTCTTCGACGAGATCGCCACCGGCTTCGGGCGTACGGGCGCGCTGTTCGCGGCGGAGCACGCCGGGGTCTCCCCGGATGTGATGTGCGTCGGCAAGGCGCTGACCGGCGGCTACCTGACGATGGCCGCCGCCTTGTGCACCTCGCGTGTGGCCGAGGGCATCTCGCGGGGCGAGGTCCCCGTACTCGCCCACGGCCCGACCTTCATGGGCAACCCGCTCGCGGCGGCGGTCGCCTGCGCGTCCATCGACCTGCTCCTGGGCCAGGACTGGGCCCAGGAGGTCAAGCGCATCGAGGCCGGGCTGCGGGACGGGCTGGCGGCCGCCGCCGAGGTGCCGGGCGTACGCGACGTACGGGTGCTGGGCGCGATCGGCGTCGTACAGCTGGACCACGAGGTGGACATGGCGGCGGCGACCCGGGCGGCGGTCGGGGCCGGGGTGTGGCTGCGGCCCTTCCGGGATCTGGTCTACACGATGCCGCCGTATGTCACGGGTGACGAGGACGTGGCCCGGATCTGCGCGGCCGTGCGGGCCGCGGCGGCAGCGGGCTGA
- a CDS encoding 8-amino-7-oxononanoate synthase, giving the protein MSRGTSDPFRWLDEQAGLRRDAGLVRTLRPRPADSPLLDLASNDYLGLARHPEVTRSGADACLRWGAGATGSRLVSGSTELHAELERELAAFCGFEAALVLASGYAANLAAVTALTGPDTLIVADSANHASLIDGCRLSRASREVVPHADPEAVRKALDGHDGPAVAITDSVFSVDGDAAPLPALAAACREHGAAMLVDDAHGLGVLGAGGRGAADAAGLAGAPDLVCTATLSKSLGSQGGVVLGPARVIEHLVNSARTFIFDTGLAPAAAGAALGALRLLVREPQRAERARAVARELYGRLTAEGLEAVRPDACVVSVRAPSPEAAVRWAADCRTEGLSVGCFRPPSVPDGISRLRLTARADLTDRQIADAVGTIVRTAPRD; this is encoded by the coding sequence ATGAGCCGCGGCACCTCCGACCCCTTCCGCTGGCTGGACGAGCAGGCCGGCCTGCGCCGCGACGCCGGTCTGGTGCGCACCCTGCGCCCGCGCCCGGCCGACTCGCCGCTGCTGGATCTGGCGAGCAACGACTACCTGGGCCTGGCCCGGCACCCGGAGGTCACCCGATCGGGTGCCGACGCCTGCCTGCGCTGGGGCGCCGGCGCCACCGGCTCGCGGCTGGTCAGCGGAAGCACCGAGCTGCACGCCGAGCTGGAACGCGAACTCGCCGCCTTCTGCGGTTTCGAGGCGGCCCTCGTCCTGGCCTCCGGCTACGCGGCCAATCTGGCCGCCGTAACCGCGCTCACCGGGCCGGACACCCTGATCGTCGCGGACAGCGCCAACCACGCCTCGCTCATCGACGGCTGCCGGCTCTCCCGCGCGTCGAGGGAGGTCGTCCCCCACGCCGACCCGGAGGCGGTGCGCAAGGCGCTGGACGGCCACGACGGTCCGGCCGTCGCCATCACCGACTCGGTCTTCTCGGTGGACGGCGACGCCGCCCCGCTGCCCGCGCTCGCCGCCGCGTGCCGCGAGCACGGCGCGGCGATGCTGGTGGACGACGCCCACGGGCTCGGGGTGCTCGGCGCGGGCGGGCGCGGCGCGGCCGACGCGGCGGGGCTGGCCGGGGCGCCCGACCTGGTCTGCACGGCCACGCTGTCGAAATCGCTGGGCAGCCAGGGCGGTGTCGTCCTCGGCCCGGCTCGGGTGATCGAGCACCTGGTCAACTCTGCCCGGACCTTCATCTTCGACACCGGTCTTGCCCCGGCCGCCGCCGGCGCCGCGCTCGGCGCGCTGCGCCTGCTGGTGCGCGAGCCGCAGCGCGCCGAACGGGCCCGTGCGGTCGCCCGCGAGCTGTACGGCCGGCTGACCGCCGAGGGGCTGGAAGCGGTCAGGCCGGACGCCTGCGTGGTGTCGGTGCGCGCCCCCTCACCGGAGGCGGCGGTGCGCTGGGCGGCGGACTGCCGTACCGAGGGTCTCTCGGTCGGCTGCTTCCGTCCGCCGTCCGTGCCGGACGGGATCTCCCGGCTGCGGCTCACCGCGCGCGCGGACCTGACGGACCGGCAGATCGCCGATGCCGTCGGGACGATCGTGCGCACGGCGCCCCGTGACTGA
- a CDS encoding DUF397 domain-containing protein encodes MPPAHPRYVSSSKDLLLADAQWHRSRHSTAANNCVETARLRSGQLAVRDSKAPEGPALLFGPAAWNEFLRSLL; translated from the coding sequence ATGCCACCCGCTCACCCCCGGTACGTATCGTCCAGCAAGGATCTTCTCCTCGCCGATGCGCAGTGGCACCGCAGCCGCCACAGCACAGCGGCGAACAACTGTGTCGAGACGGCCCGTCTGCGCTCAGGGCAGTTGGCCGTACGCGACTCCAAGGCCCCGGAGGGACCGGCACTGCTCTTCGGGCCTGCCGCCTGGAACGAGTTCCTGCGCTCGCTCCTTTGA
- a CDS encoding DUF4865 family protein: MYAMQYEITLPADYDMKVIRDRVATRGHLMDAYEGLGLKAFLIRERGLDGSPVNQYAPFYLWDDTGGMNRFLWGGGGFGGIVEDFGRPAVDHWTGVAFGFGAARDAPPRGASRLVERIAAGADPATAVGAAVAAWERRVASPGVHCSVLAVDPRRWEIVRFTLWEAAAPAGVDGERYEVLHLAAPHLGEVPVGKQWA, from the coding sequence ATGTACGCCATGCAGTACGAGATCACTCTGCCCGCCGACTACGACATGAAGGTCATCCGCGACCGCGTCGCCACCCGCGGCCACCTGATGGACGCCTACGAAGGGCTCGGCCTCAAGGCCTTCCTCATCCGCGAGCGCGGCCTCGACGGCTCCCCCGTCAACCAGTACGCGCCCTTCTACCTCTGGGACGACACCGGCGGCATGAACCGCTTCCTGTGGGGCGGCGGCGGTTTCGGAGGCATTGTCGAGGACTTCGGCCGCCCGGCCGTGGACCACTGGACGGGCGTCGCCTTCGGGTTCGGCGCGGCCCGCGACGCGCCGCCGCGCGGTGCGAGCCGGCTCGTCGAACGGATCGCGGCGGGCGCCGATCCCGCGACCGCGGTGGGCGCGGCGGTGGCGGCCTGGGAGCGGCGGGTCGCCTCCCCCGGGGTGCACTGCTCGGTGCTCGCCGTCGATCCCCGGCGGTGGGAGATCGTGCGCTTCACGCTGTGGGAGGCCGCCGCCCCGGCGGGGGTGGACGGCGAGCGCTATGAGGTCCTCCATCTGGCCGCGCCCCACCTCGGGGAGGTGCCGGTCGGTAAGCAGTGGGCGTGA
- the bioB gene encoding biotin synthase BioB codes for MDLLKTLVDKGLRRELPTRDEALAVLATSDDDLLDVVAAAGTVRRQWFGRRVKLNYLVNLKSGLCPEDCSYCSQRLGSKAEILKYTWLKPDEASKAAAAGVAGGAKRVCLVASGRGPTDRDVDRVGQTIEAIKEQNEGVEVCACLGLLSDGQAERLRAAGADAYNHNLNTSEGTYGDITTTHTYADRVDTVQKAHAAGLSACSGLIAGMGESDEDLVDVVFALRELDPDSVPVNFLIPFEGTPLAKEWNLTPQRALRILAMVRFVCPDVEVRLAGGREVHLRTMQPLALHLVNSIFLGDYLTSEGQAGQADLDMIADAGFEVEGAGEVTLPEHRAAGGGCGSGGASPCGDHAEPAVAAPRTDLVAVRRRGAGTDLAPNA; via the coding sequence ATGGATCTGCTGAAGACGCTGGTGGACAAGGGGCTGCGCCGAGAGCTGCCCACCCGGGACGAGGCGCTGGCCGTGCTCGCGACCTCCGACGACGACTTGCTGGACGTGGTGGCCGCGGCCGGGACGGTGCGCCGCCAGTGGTTCGGCCGCCGGGTGAAGCTCAACTACCTGGTCAATCTGAAGTCCGGGCTGTGTCCCGAGGACTGCTCGTACTGCTCGCAGCGGCTGGGCTCCAAGGCCGAGATCCTCAAGTACACCTGGCTCAAGCCCGACGAGGCGTCCAAGGCCGCCGCCGCCGGGGTCGCGGGCGGCGCCAAGCGGGTCTGCCTGGTGGCCAGCGGGCGCGGGCCGACCGACCGGGACGTGGACCGGGTCGGGCAGACCATTGAGGCGATCAAGGAGCAGAACGAGGGCGTCGAGGTCTGCGCGTGCCTCGGCCTGCTCTCCGACGGCCAGGCCGAGCGGCTGCGGGCGGCGGGCGCGGACGCGTACAACCACAACCTCAACACCAGTGAGGGCACGTACGGGGACATCACGACCACCCATACGTACGCCGACCGCGTCGACACCGTCCAGAAGGCGCACGCCGCCGGGCTGTCCGCCTGCTCGGGGCTGATCGCGGGCATGGGCGAGTCGGACGAGGACCTGGTCGATGTCGTCTTCGCGCTGCGCGAGCTGGACCCGGACTCGGTGCCGGTCAACTTCCTGATCCCCTTCGAGGGCACCCCGCTGGCCAAGGAGTGGAACCTCACCCCGCAGCGCGCCCTGCGGATCCTGGCGATGGTGCGGTTCGTGTGCCCGGATGTGGAGGTCCGGCTCGCGGGCGGCCGCGAGGTGCACCTGCGCACCATGCAGCCGCTGGCCCTGCACCTGGTCAACTCGATCTTCCTCGGCGACTACCTCACCAGCGAGGGCCAGGCCGGTCAGGCCGACCTCGACATGATCGCCGACGCCGGTTTCGAGGTCGAGGGCGCCGGCGAGGTGACCCTGCCCGAGCACCGGGCGGCCGGGGGCGGCTGCGGCTCGGGCGGCGCCTCGCCGTGCGGCGACCACGCCGAACCCGCGGTGGCCGCTCCCCGCACCGACCTGGTCGCGGTGCGCCGCCGCGGCGCCGGCACGGACCTCGCGCCGAATGCGTGA
- a CDS encoding TetR/AcrR family transcriptional regulator: METPASDRLIESTRELLWERGYVGTSPKAIQQRAGVGQGSMYHHFTGKPDLALAAVRRTAEELRAAAEEQFAAPGTAVERVTAYLRRERDVLRGCPVGRLAQDPDVVASPELRRPLDETFDWLRRRLAGVLAEGVARGELPGSLDPADTAATIVAVLQGGYVLARAAGSTDPFDRAVDGLLALLATLAASVQP, encoded by the coding sequence ATGGAGACCCCGGCCTCGGACCGACTGATCGAGAGCACCCGCGAACTGCTCTGGGAACGCGGCTACGTCGGCACCAGCCCCAAAGCCATCCAGCAGCGGGCCGGCGTCGGCCAGGGCAGCATGTACCACCACTTCACCGGCAAGCCCGACCTCGCGCTGGCCGCGGTCCGCCGCACCGCCGAGGAGCTGCGCGCCGCCGCCGAGGAGCAGTTCGCCGCGCCGGGCACGGCCGTCGAGCGCGTCACGGCCTATCTGCGCCGCGAGCGCGACGTCCTGCGCGGCTGTCCCGTCGGCCGGCTCGCCCAGGATCCCGATGTCGTCGCCAGCCCCGAGCTGCGCCGCCCGCTCGACGAGACCTTCGACTGGCTCCGGCGGCGGCTCGCCGGCGTCCTCGCCGAGGGCGTGGCGCGCGGTGAGCTGCCCGGCTCGCTCGATCCGGCCGACACCGCCGCCACGATCGTCGCCGTCCTCCAGGGCGGCTACGTCCTGGCCCGCGCCGCCGGGTCCACGGACCCCTTCGACCGCGCCGTCGACGGCCTCCTGGCCCTGCTCGCCACGCTCGCCGCGTCCGTTCAGCCCTAA
- a CDS encoding ABC transporter ATP-binding protein: protein MSTPGTGVAARADGLTKTYGTGETQVVALDSVDAEIARGRFTAVMGPSGSGKSTLMHCLAGLDSVTSGQVWVGDTELTGLNDRALTRLRRDKIGFMFQAFNLLPTLNAAENITLPMDIAGRKPDQEWLDRVIDTLGLRDRLKHRPAQLSGGQQQRVACARALASRPELIFADEPTGNLDSRAGAEVLRFLRDAVDELGQTVVMVTHDPGAAARADLVLFLADGRIVDQMDRPTAEAVLERLKRFDGLRKS from the coding sequence ATGTCGACACCGGGCACCGGCGTCGCCGCAAGGGCCGACGGACTCACCAAGACGTACGGCACCGGGGAGACGCAGGTCGTAGCCCTGGATTCGGTGGACGCGGAGATCGCACGGGGGCGGTTCACGGCGGTGATGGGTCCGTCCGGGTCGGGGAAGTCCACGCTGATGCACTGCCTGGCGGGGCTGGACAGTGTGACGTCGGGCCAGGTGTGGGTCGGGGACACGGAGCTGACGGGGCTGAACGACCGGGCGCTGACACGACTGCGGCGGGACAAGATCGGCTTCATGTTCCAGGCCTTCAATCTGCTGCCCACGCTCAACGCGGCCGAGAACATCACGCTGCCGATGGACATCGCGGGCCGCAAACCGGACCAGGAGTGGCTCGACCGGGTGATCGACACCCTCGGGCTTCGCGACCGGCTGAAGCACCGGCCCGCCCAGCTGTCCGGGGGCCAGCAGCAGCGGGTGGCATGCGCGCGGGCGCTCGCGTCGCGGCCCGAGCTGATCTTCGCGGACGAGCCGACGGGGAATCTGGACTCGCGGGCGGGAGCGGAGGTGCTGCGCTTCCTGCGGGACGCGGTGGACGAGCTGGGCCAGACCGTGGTGATGGTGACCCACGACCCTGGTGCGGCGGCCCGCGCAGACCTGGTGCTGTTCCTGGCGGACGGCCGGATCGTCGACCAGATGGACCGGCCCACGGCGGAAGCCGTGCTGGAGCGCCTCAAGCGGTTCGACGGACTGCGGAAGAGCTGA
- a CDS encoding helix-turn-helix domain-containing protein, giving the protein MQHMPAVRRRKLGTELRRQRDQAGLTSGDAARLVGWHQSKVSRIETGRSSVRPEDVAALLDAYGVRDPELRELLDALAGEGARSGWWQEYREVLPAAYRDFITLETDARRARTLETTVVPGLLQTPEYARELTSSVLPQLGPRQVEALVDVRIARQVVLRADPPLELWAVLDEAVLRRVVGGPEVMAAQLRHLAWIGSLPHVRLQVLPFSAGGHIGVTGPFVIFSFPRIADLDVVVLDHLMSSLYLDRKEDIRAYSAAFDRLHSHALPHEDSLALISSIAGTGKGA; this is encoded by the coding sequence ATGCAGCACATGCCCGCCGTACGCCGCCGCAAGCTCGGCACCGAGCTGCGCCGCCAGCGCGATCAGGCCGGGCTGACCAGTGGCGACGCGGCCCGTCTGGTCGGCTGGCACCAGTCGAAGGTGAGCCGGATCGAGACCGGGCGCAGCAGCGTACGCCCCGAGGACGTGGCCGCCCTGCTGGACGCGTACGGGGTAAGGGACCCGGAATTACGGGAGTTGCTCGACGCGCTGGCCGGTGAGGGCGCACGGAGTGGGTGGTGGCAGGAGTACCGGGAGGTATTGCCTGCGGCATATCGCGACTTCATCACTCTGGAAACGGACGCGCGCCGGGCCCGGACACTGGAGACCACGGTGGTGCCGGGATTGCTGCAGACACCCGAGTACGCCCGGGAGCTGACCAGTTCGGTGCTGCCGCAGCTGGGGCCGCGCCAGGTGGAGGCACTGGTGGACGTACGGATCGCGCGGCAGGTGGTGCTGCGGGCGGATCCACCGCTGGAGCTGTGGGCGGTGCTGGACGAGGCTGTACTGAGGCGCGTGGTGGGCGGGCCGGAGGTAATGGCGGCGCAATTACGCCATCTTGCCTGGATCGGGTCACTGCCGCACGTGCGGCTCCAGGTGCTGCCTTTCTCGGCGGGCGGTCACATCGGGGTTACCGGGCCTTTCGTAATCTTCTCATTTCCGCGCATTGCTGATCTGGACGTTGTTGTTCTCGACCATTTGATGAGTAGTCTCTATCTGGATCGGAAAGAAGACATCAGGGCGTACAGCGCCGCGTTCGACCGATTGCACTCCCACGCCCTGCCGCACGAAGACTCGTTGGCTCTCATCTCCAGCATCGCCGGGACCGGCAAAGGCGCTTAA
- a CDS encoding esterase/lipase family protein, protein MPRRLARSAVAVITTAVASLLLALTAAVPAHAATHNPIIFVHGISSSSSSWDDWVADFKADGYTSSELDAWTYSWSQSNATTASQLATEVKRVLAATGASKVDIVAHSMGVLSSRYYLKNLGGTAYVDDFVSTAGTNHGTSVASWCAWLYTSCAEMYTGSSFLTALNSGDETPGSVSYASYWSNCDEALTPDTTAILSGATNVEVGCISHDQMNNDYGVYGQVRDFIA, encoded by the coding sequence ATGCCACGCCGCCTGGCCCGCTCCGCCGTCGCCGTCATCACCACAGCGGTCGCCTCGCTGCTGCTCGCCCTGACCGCAGCGGTTCCCGCGCACGCCGCCACCCACAACCCGATCATCTTCGTGCACGGCATCAGCAGCAGCTCCAGCAGCTGGGACGACTGGGTCGCCGACTTCAAGGCCGACGGCTACACCTCCAGCGAACTGGACGCCTGGACCTACAGCTGGAGCCAGTCCAATGCCACCACGGCCTCCCAGCTCGCCACCGAGGTGAAGCGCGTGCTGGCCGCGACCGGCGCGTCCAAGGTCGACATCGTCGCCCACTCGATGGGCGTCCTCAGCTCGCGCTACTACCTCAAGAACCTCGGCGGCACCGCGTACGTGGACGACTTCGTGTCGACCGCCGGGACCAACCACGGCACCTCCGTGGCCTCCTGGTGCGCGTGGCTCTACACCTCCTGCGCGGAGATGTACACCGGCAGCAGCTTCCTGACCGCCCTCAACTCCGGTGACGAGACGCCGGGCAGCGTCAGCTACGCCAGCTACTGGTCGAACTGCGACGAGGCCCTCACCCCGGACACCACCGCGATCCTGAGCGGTGCGACCAATGTCGAGGTGGGCTGCATCTCGCACGACCAGATGAACAACGACTACGGCGTCTACGGGCAGGTTCGGGACTTCATCGCCTGA
- a CDS encoding LuxR C-terminal-related transcriptional regulator: MVNVVNPPHPQHQSPPLPEGVRVRLARSAYGNPRATAEAAAALSDRQVSGLDPLPYEPADLAPALLLGHRRRIRRLPEDTRQLLLIAAADQYPVPTHAFLRAVAAAGLDTASADPAETAGIAHVSAAGVTFRDPWIRVAAYEAASAQDRREAHHLLARVLGGAGEAGLRSWHRGAAALGPSRRLTAELVAAAAEARRHRQPALARALTQRAAELCPDPAAVPRLFEQAAADAWQDGDSDRARDLVADVHNSPLRAVLALRCGTATDAFDDLLDAAAGLASSDPEHATELLARAVEAAIYTGDLRRCREAAVVAAHHGLVPPGTLGGLAAAADGRYTDARDALTAAARRHGPDDGPSHLTHSGIAALLLGDDTRAAFATARAVTAARARGDAVAVPQALEFRTYAEFWTGRPHAAEAAALDALRQAHETGQDNGACHLQAALAMFAAVTGDETACRARAEAARAYALPRGLGLAAALAVWALAFLDLSTGHPAEAAARLRALAGFGPGHGHRAIRHLATPHYVEAAVRTGDTRVARAALADYERWATAVRSPADLALAARSRALLAPGAEADEHYRTALDLHAAGTRDFERARTELLYGSALRRLRRRAEARDRLHSAHEAFVYFGAPHCAAQARAELRALGGSGESGAVPPTDVTARLTAQQLMIARMAADGATNREIAARLVLSHRTIDHHLRGVFNRLGIRSRIELVRILAP; the protein is encoded by the coding sequence GTGGTGAACGTGGTGAACCCCCCGCATCCCCAGCACCAGTCGCCACCTCTTCCCGAGGGTGTGCGAGTGCGGCTGGCCCGCTCGGCGTACGGCAATCCGCGCGCCACCGCGGAGGCGGCGGCAGCGCTGAGCGACCGTCAGGTGTCGGGGCTCGACCCCCTGCCGTACGAGCCCGCGGACCTGGCCCCCGCGCTGCTGCTCGGGCACCGCAGACGGATCCGGCGGCTGCCCGAGGACACCCGGCAGCTGCTCCTGATCGCCGCCGCGGACCAGTACCCGGTGCCCACCCACGCCTTCCTGCGGGCCGTGGCCGCCGCCGGGCTCGACACCGCCTCGGCCGACCCGGCCGAGACGGCGGGCATCGCCCATGTCTCGGCGGCCGGGGTCACCTTCCGCGACCCGTGGATACGCGTGGCCGCCTACGAGGCCGCCTCGGCGCAGGACCGGCGCGAGGCGCACCACCTGCTGGCCCGGGTCCTGGGCGGGGCGGGCGAGGCGGGACTGCGCTCCTGGCACCGGGGCGCCGCCGCGCTCGGGCCGAGCCGCCGGCTGACGGCCGAGCTGGTCGCCGCCGCGGCCGAGGCCCGCAGGCACCGGCAGCCCGCCCTCGCCCGCGCCCTGACGCAGCGGGCCGCGGAGCTGTGCCCCGACCCCGCCGCCGTGCCCCGGCTCTTCGAACAGGCCGCCGCCGACGCCTGGCAGGACGGCGACAGCGACCGCGCCCGCGACCTTGTCGCCGACGTGCACAACAGCCCGCTGCGCGCCGTCCTCGCCCTGCGCTGCGGCACCGCGACCGACGCCTTCGACGACCTGCTGGACGCGGCCGCCGGGCTGGCGTCAAGCGACCCCGAGCACGCCACCGAACTGCTGGCCCGCGCCGTCGAGGCCGCCATCTACACCGGAGACCTGCGCCGCTGCCGCGAAGCGGCCGTGGTCGCCGCCCACCACGGCCTCGTACCGCCCGGCACCCTGGGCGGCCTCGCCGCCGCCGCCGACGGCCGCTACACCGACGCCCGCGACGCGCTGACCGCCGCCGCCCGGCGGCACGGCCCCGACGACGGGCCCAGCCACCTCACCCACAGCGGCATTGCCGCCCTGCTGCTGGGCGACGACACCCGGGCCGCCTTCGCCACGGCCCGCGCCGTGACCGCCGCCCGCGCCCGGGGCGACGCCGTCGCCGTGCCGCAGGCGCTGGAATTCCGTACGTACGCCGAGTTCTGGACCGGGCGCCCGCACGCGGCCGAGGCCGCCGCGCTCGACGCGCTGCGGCAGGCCCACGAGACCGGCCAGGACAACGGCGCCTGCCATCTGCAGGCGGCGCTGGCCATGTTCGCCGCCGTCACCGGCGACGAGACCGCCTGCCGCGCCCGTGCCGAGGCCGCCCGCGCGTACGCCCTGCCCCGCGGCCTCGGCCTCGCCGCGGCCCTCGCCGTCTGGGCCCTGGCCTTCCTGGACCTGAGCACCGGTCACCCCGCCGAGGCCGCCGCCCGGCTGCGCGCGCTGGCCGGATTCGGGCCAGGCCACGGCCACCGGGCGATCCGCCACCTCGCCACCCCGCACTACGTCGAAGCCGCCGTACGCACCGGTGATACGCGCGTAGCCCGCGCCGCCCTCGCCGACTACGAGCGCTGGGCCACCGCCGTCCGCAGCCCCGCCGACCTGGCGCTGGCCGCCCGCTCCCGCGCCCTTCTGGCCCCCGGCGCGGAGGCCGACGAGCACTACCGCACCGCCCTCGACCTGCACGCCGCCGGCACCCGCGACTTCGAACGCGCCCGCACCGAGCTGCTGTACGGCTCCGCCCTGCGCCGCCTGCGCCGCCGCGCCGAAGCCCGCGACCGCCTCCACAGCGCCCACGAGGCCTTCGTCTACTTCGGCGCCCCGCACTGCGCCGCCCAGGCCCGCGCCGAACTGCGCGCCCTCGGCGGCAGCGGCGAATCCGGCGCCGTCCCGCCCACCGACGTCACCGCCCGCCTCACCGCCCAGCAGCTCATGATCGCCCGCATGGCCGCCGACGGCGCCACCAACCGCGAGATCGCCGCCCGCCTCGTCCTCAGCCACCGCACCATCGACCACCACCTCCGCGGCGTCTTCAACCGCCTCGGCATCCGCTCCCGCATCGAGCTGGTGCGGATTCTGGCCCCGTGA
- the bioD gene encoding dethiobiotin synthase — protein MAIVIVSGTGTEIGKTVVTAAVAATSMAAGLSVAVLKPAQTGVGAGEPGDAAEVARLAGDGVTAVELARYPEPLAPATAARRSGLPAVRPADIAEAAAKLSAVHDVVLVEGAGGLLVRFDEEGATLADAARLLHAGVLLVAPAGLGTLNSVALTAEALAARDLACLGLVIGSWPEAPDLAARCNLADLPASADAPLLGAIPAGAGSLEPPLFRAAAGEWLAPQLGGTWDAAAFAGRFSPSGD, from the coding sequence ATGGCGATTGTCATTGTCAGCGGCACGGGTACGGAGATCGGCAAGACGGTGGTCACCGCCGCCGTCGCGGCCACCTCGATGGCGGCCGGGCTGAGCGTCGCGGTCCTCAAGCCCGCGCAGACCGGTGTCGGCGCGGGCGAGCCCGGCGACGCCGCCGAGGTCGCCCGGCTCGCGGGCGACGGCGTCACCGCGGTCGAACTCGCCCGCTATCCCGAGCCCCTGGCCCCCGCCACGGCCGCCCGGCGGTCCGGCCTGCCGGCCGTCCGCCCCGCGGACATCGCCGAGGCGGCGGCCAAGCTCTCCGCCGTCCACGATGTCGTCCTCGTCGAGGGCGCCGGCGGGCTGCTCGTCCGCTTCGACGAGGAGGGCGCCACCCTCGCCGACGCCGCCCGCCTCCTGCACGCCGGAGTCCTCCTGGTCGCCCCGGCCGGCCTCGGCACGCTCAACTCCGTAGCCCTGACCGCGGAGGCGCTCGCCGCGCGCGATCTGGCCTGCCTGGGCCTGGTCATCGGCTCCTGGCCCGAAGCCCCCGACCTCGCCGCCCGCTGCAACCTCGCCGACCTCCCCGCGTCCGCCGACGCGCCCCTGCTGGGCGCGATCCCGGCGGGGGCCGGTTCCCTTGAGCCCCCGCTCTTCCGTGCCGCCGCCGGGGAGTGGCTCGCCCCGCAGCTGGGCGGTACGTGGGACGCGGCGGCGTTCGCCGGGCGGTTCAGCCCGTCCGGCGATTGA